The region TTCCCTACATTAATTGTATTTGCAGCATGTCTGCCTTTAATTTCAGTTTATACATCTGACGCCATGTCTTTAGATCTTGTAAGTGTTTTTGCAATAATTACAGGATTAGCAGCTGCTGCCATTCAATGGTTTGCTGACGAACAAATGCGTGCCCACAGGGCTAAAAAACGCTTTACAAACAAAAAAGAGATTATTGATACCGGACTGTGGAAATACTCCAGGCACCCGAATTATTTTGGGGAAATACTTTTTTGGTTTTCTATACTTCTATTTGGAATATCAGCCGGAAATATGGAATGGTGGATGTATAGTGGCATAATATGCATGATATTGTTATTTGTTTTTATCAGTATTCCTTTGATGGAGAATAGAATGTTGGTTAAATATCCTCAATATATTGTAGAACAAAAACGTAAGTCTGCTTTGATTCCATGGTTTAAAAACGACTAAAATTAGAGGTCACTATCACTTTTATTTTTTTCAACAAAGCTTAGAAATTCATCAACATTGTTAAATACAAAAGAATTGTCAGGAACGTTAACATTTGCCTTTTCTATATTTATACCTAAATAAATAATTTTCACATCCGGAAATTGAACAGACAATTTATTTATATATGATTGTATGTCTTCAGCGCAGGGAGTTGTAGTAATTGAGCAAACCATAAATTCCGGGCTATGTATGTCACAAACCCCTCTTAGGTCATTTTCAGGTACACTGCAGCCAAGGTAAATGACTCGATTATGTCTTGATTTTAAGATGTATGCTGAAAATAAAAGATTTAACTCATGTTGCTCTCCCTCAGGACAAAATAGTAAATATTTTTTCACACCTTTACCACTTGGGTTTATATGACCATCAACTGCGACTATCAACTTTTGTCGAATGAGGTTTGTCATAAAATGTTCCTGAGCCGGGTTTATGCTACCGGCCATCCACATTATTCCAATTCTTCGTAGAAAAGGGTAAAGAACTTTAACCACACAGTCTTCAAAACCATGCCTCAGGATACAGGTATTTATGGTTTTTTCAAATTGCTCCTCATCCATATCAACAAGAGTGGTGGTAAGGGTATTAATTATATTAGTAGAGTCACATTTTACATTTGAGAACTTTAATACCTGAGTAGAAATTTCATCATCACTCAGTTTGGCAATTTTTGATATTTTAATACCGTTTTCTTTTAAGAAAGCAATGTTAAGGACTTTTTTTAAGTCATTGTTGGTGTAATACCTGATATTTGTTTTAGTTCTTGAAGGATTTAGGATATTGTAACGTTGTTCCCAAATTCTTATAGTATGTGCTTTTATCCCGGTAATTTGTTCCAGTTCCTTAATTGTATATTTAGACAAAATTTATTTTTTTTTAATAAACAATTATTTACGTGCTATTGTTTATAATTGTTGCTCTCAAAGTTAAACAAAACAACCTAAGGTATGGTAGCACAACTAAAAAAAATTAACATATTTTTTAAATAAAGTTATACTGAATCAGGTATTTCAAAAGAATTTCAATATTCTTTGATTTGAATTATAAATGTCAAGAAATATAGTTTAAAAACAAATTGTTTGTTTTTTTATAACAATTATCCTATTGGTTGACAAGGATTTAGCTTTTTAAATTAATTTTATTATATTTGACTAACATTTTTTAACTTAAATAAATTACATGCGCGCACTTTATAAATTCGTTTGTTTTTTCCTTCCGGCATTAATTCTTTTTACCACCTCTAATGCCGAAGATATCTTACCTAAATATCAAACTCAGGCAGAAATAGAAGCATATCAAATGCAGAAATATGGTCAATTAAGAGGCCAATTGTCAAGTGATAGGATGACAGATTCATGTGATGGTATTTGTGGTGAGCAAGCTCCAAGTGGATGTTGGTGTGATAATGATTGTGTTCAACATGGGGACTGTTGCTTTGATTTTTTAGATGTATGTGGTAATCAACCCGATGTGTTAGAAATGCCTGAAGATATGTGGGTCCCCGGTGAGTTCGAAGAGGTTCAATCCGTTTTGCTTCGCTGGCCAACCAGTAGTAGTGGAGCATACAGAAGACTTTATACTGCTCTTGCGGATGCTATTCAACAGGAGGCCGAGGTTTGGATAGTTTATTCGGGAGATACAACAAATGTGCACAATATGATGGACATGGAGGGCAAAACACTTTATAACCATAAGTTCTTAAACGTCCCTTCAAATTCTATCTGGGCACGTGATTACGGTCCATTTGGATTTTATCACGGAGAAGAAGATGAGTTGGCATTCATTGATATGCAATATTATCCTTCAAGACCTTTGGATAATGACATACCACAGGCTGTAGCAGATATGATGGGTATTGATAATTACGTGATGAATTTGTATCAGGAGGGCGGAAATTTAATGGTTGATGGATTTGGGTTTGGTTACTATAGTACCGGTGCTTATGACAGAAACCCTATTTGGACTGAAGAGATTGTGGATGATTATAAGAAATCAACTTTTGATTTTCATTCTGTGGCTGCACCCCTGCGCTTAAGTTGTGACGGCGGTACCGGGCATATTGATATGTATGCCAAGCTTATTGATGAAAGATCAATTTTAGTAACGGAATATCCGGAAGAAGTTACAGCTCAAGATCGGGATATAATTAATGATAATATTGACAATCATTTTGCACCGGCAATATCAACTTATGGAACACCAATGGAAATAGTACGTTCTCCGGTTCCCAACAGAGATAATGGCGATTTAGCAACCAGTTGTGGCCAGATAAATTCGGATGCCAGAGGTTATGTGAATGGTTTGTTTGTAAACAGAAGTTTTATAATGCCGATTTATTCTAATAATAACTCAGGAGACGCCGAGCAGGACTCAATTGCCATAGAATACTACAGAGAAATTATGCCGGGATACAATATTGTACCTATAGATGCCCGATTGTTAACTCCTATGGGAGGCGCTATACATTGTATAACTATGCAAATTCCGGCGGATAACCCAATTCGTTTTTGGCACCCTCCGGTTGAAGGTCTTCAGGCAGCTCAATCTGAATATAACTTTAAATCAAGAATAACCAACAGAAGTGGAATAGAAGATGCTGAATTGCGTTGGAGAGTTAACGGACAAGCATGGAAAAGTGTTAGCTTAACAGATAGCATGGGTTACTATGTTGGCAGCATTCTGAATCCCGGCTTTACAGTTATGGACACAATTGAATATTACCTACATGCTAAAAGTAATAACGGCAAAGAAATGACTAAACCTATAGTTGCACCTGAAGGTCATTATAGATTTTGGTTTGAAACCGGTAAAATTTTCTTACCGGCAATTGAGTATAGCCTTGATGAAGATAAACCTTTGGAAATTTCAGTTTATCCCAATCCTACTAGTACAAATATTAATATTTACATGAAATATAACGGATTTAAGCCATTAGAGTTAAGTGTAACAAATGTACTTGGTGAAACTGTTTATCAATCAGGTGTGAGTTTTAGTGGTGAAAATGTTAAAACGATACCAGTAGAAGATTACTCTCCCGGAGTTTACTTTATAAAAGTATCCGATGGAGATAGTCATCGTATAAGCAGATTTATTAAGCAATAGATTTGTTTTAAAAGAAGTTGTTTTTAAAAGAGGTAGTCAAAAGGCTGCCTCTTTTTTGTTAAAAGTATTAGTTTCATCATATACTTTAAAAATTAAGAATAATATTGGTACTATACATTAAAAATATGGTTTGCAACCGTTGCATTATGGTTGTAAAAGCTACGTTGGAAAAACTGGGAATAAAGCCTGTTTCGATAAGTTTGGGCGAGATTGATTTAGGAGATATAAAATTATCTGATAAAGTATTGATGGAATTAGATAAAGAACTCGAACAGCTTGGGTTTGAACGGATTGATAATAGAAAAAGCCGGATGATTGAAAAAATAAAAAATATCATCATAGAAACAATTCACGAAACAGACGGGGAGCATAATGCAAATTGGTCAGATATGATTTCCAAAGAGTTAAATCAAAGCTACAGCTACCTGAGTAATTTATTTTCCTCAGTTGAAGGAATAACAGTGGAACACTTTATTATTCTTCAAAAAATAGAAAAAGTAAAAGAACTGCTGGTTTATGATGAACTCACCCTTAGTCAGATAGCATTCAAACTGGATTATAGCAGTGTGTCTCACCTATCAGGACAATTTAAAAAAGTTACCGGTTTTACCCCTTCTCAATTCAAAAAAAACAAACAAAAAAAGCGGAAACCACTGGACGAGGTTTAAAATAAATCCTTTTTTTTCCTGAATCTTTGTTTAGCTATAATCCATAAATTTTATAAACTAATCCGGAAATTGTATAAAGCCTATACAGTTTTAAGTCAGTAATTTTGTAGAACAATTATTTAACAGCAAGGGATGTAGAAGAAAAGCTGATAAAATTGTTCAACCGATGTTAGAAATCATTGGATAAATTATTAATAAAATCTATTAAAATGAAACACACGTATAAAGTAGAAGGGATGACTTGTGGGAATTGCGTATCTAAGGTAAAAAGCGAAATCCTTAAGCATCCGGATGTCCTTACGGCAGAAGTCAGTCTTGAAAAGAAGCAGGCTGAAATAGAAATGGATAAACACATTCAAACAAGTGATTTGCAGAAGCGTTTGTCTGATATCGGTAATTATACAATTTCCGAAAAGGATGTCGATATGCAGCATGAAGAAACAGAAACGGAGAATGAAGATTCATGGTTTCAAACATATAAGCCCATTCTGCTGATTTTTGCCTTTGTTGCCGGTGTTTCTTTCTTAGCAGCTTATTCAGCAGGTGTTGTTGATTGGATGCTCTGGATGCAATACTTTATGGCTGGATTTTTCATTACTTTTTCTTTTTTTAAGTTTCTTGACCTCAAAGGTTTTGCAGAAAGCTATTCTACTTACGATCTTTTAGCAAAAAAAATATATAACTACGGATATGTATATCCTTTTTTGGAACTTGGACTTGGTATAGCATATCTGACCGGTGTTTTTCCACTTTATACTTATGTTGCAACAATAGTAATTATGGGCTTCAGCAGTATAGGAGTAATACAAAGTGTGCTTGATAAGCAAAAAATTCAATGCGCTTGTCTTGGAACTGTCTTTAATCTGCCGATGAGTACAGTAACTATAATTGAAGATTTGCTAATGGTGGCAATGGCTGCAGGGATGCTGATTATGGTAGTTTAAGAATTATCAAAAAACTAAAGGCTTTATAGAATCTGTAAACAGAGTCCATGAAAGCCTTTAGGAATTATTAAGGTATCTCTATTTTATCGTCCAACATTCACTTTAAGCCATTCGGTTTTATCTTTTGTTTGAACTTTTAGCATATAATATCCTGCCGGTAAGTGATCAGTATTGATTTGAGTTTCATTTGTTTGCAGTATGCTTTCAAAAATTAACCTGCCGTAAAGGTCAAATAAATATACTTTTTCCAGCTGCTTACCGGATTGAATATTGATTTTTTCAATAGCAGGATTTGGATAAATTTTAATTTGGTTTTCATCCTGAATTTCATTTACACTAACCGGATTAAATTCAATGATTGAAGTGGTTGTCATTGTTTGTACTTCCAGTTCTGTTTCATTTTTATCTATTGCTTTAACATTGCTGATACTAAATTCAATTGGATAATATGTCAGGCCTTTACCGGAAAGATCGTCTTTTATCACGAAACTCACTTCAGCAATTATTCCATATTGAGAGATTATGTTTTGTTGATTAGTACGGGTAATGGCTATATCTGAGGTTCCGGTGCCGGGGAAGTGTTTTGAAAACCCAAGTAGATTTACTCCCGGAGTGCCTACCCATGAACTGTCATACATGAGGCTTGGTGAATTCTCCATTAATTCTTCATCATAGTTCATAGTAAATGCAATTCCATAGATTTCATCAACGGGTGAATTTGCATCTCCGTAAATAATACTTGCAATCGTAATTTGCCCCGGATACATTGTGTCCGGTAACTGAACAAATAGAGGAGGCCCATTTTGCGAAGAATTTTTGCTAATCCATCATTAGTCCCAACCCAGATGTCGCCATTTAACTCTACAGCCAAAGCGTTGACATAATAATCAGGTAAATCAGAACTGGAAGTGTCATAAACAACCCAATTGACACCATCAAACTTTGCTATACCCCCACCAGTCATGCCGAAAGTTCCAACCCAAATATTATCATTTTGATTTATGGCAATAGATGAAAGTGAGTTCTGAGGAATATCAGAGTTGTTTGTATTAAAAATAGTCCAGTTATTCTCATCAAAACTGGCTAAGCCTCCTCCAAGAGTACCAATCCATTTGGATCCGGTGTCATCTATTTTAATGACGCTAATAATGTTATTTGGTAAATCAGAGTTAGAAGTATTATAAACTGTCCAATTTGCCTGACATTCAATGTGATTCAGAAATACATACATTAGTATAAATGTAAATAGTACTGTTTTTAAGTGTAAGTTTTTCATGAGTATTTATTTTTTTGTCCGTTAATGGTCTTTTTCACATGTAAAAGTAAACACAGACTTTATGAAATGAAAAGACAAATTTTCATACTTTTCGGATAAAAATTAGATTTAAAATGAACAATTGTTAATATAAATAAAAGAAAAACAGATGCTTATAAAAATCCATAGACAAACATTTTCGACAAAATAAAAATTTACTTA is a window of Chitinophagaceae bacterium DNA encoding:
- a CDS encoding T9SS C-terminal target domain-containing protein — encoded protein: MRALYKFVCFFLPALILFTTSNAEDILPKYQTQAEIEAYQMQKYGQLRGQLSSDRMTDSCDGICGEQAPSGCWCDNDCVQHGDCCFDFLDVCGNQPDVLEMPEDMWVPGEFEEVQSVLLRWPTSSSGAYRRLYTALADAIQQEAEVWIVYSGDTTNVHNMMDMEGKTLYNHKFLNVPSNSIWARDYGPFGFYHGEEDELAFIDMQYYPSRPLDNDIPQAVADMMGIDNYVMNLYQEGGNLMVDGFGFGYYSTGAYDRNPIWTEEIVDDYKKSTFDFHSVAAPLRLSCDGGTGHIDMYAKLIDERSILVTEYPEEVTAQDRDIINDNIDNHFAPAISTYGTPMEIVRSPVPNRDNGDLATSCGQINSDARGYVNGLFVNRSFIMPIYSNNNSGDAEQDSIAIEYYREIMPGYNIVPIDARLLTPMGGAIHCITMQIPADNPIRFWHPPVEGLQAAQSEYNFKSRITNRSGIEDAELRWRVNGQAWKSVSLTDSMGYYVGSILNPGFTVMDTIEYYLHAKSNNGKEMTKPIVAPEGHYRFWFETGKIFLPAIEYSLDEDKPLEISVYPNPTSTNINIYMKYNGFKPLELSVTNVLGETVYQSGVSFSGENVKTIPVEDYSPGVYFIKVSDGDSHRISRFIKQ
- a CDS encoding AraC family transcriptional regulator gives rise to the protein MLVLYIKNMVCNRCIMVVKATLEKLGIKPVSISLGEIDLGDIKLSDKVLMELDKELEQLGFERIDNRKSRMIEKIKNIIIETIHETDGEHNANWSDMISKELNQSYSYLSNLFSSVEGITVEHFIILQKIEKVKELLVYDELTLSQIAFKLDYSSVSHLSGQFKKVTGFTPSQFKKNKQKKRKPLDEV
- a CDS encoding heavy-metal-associated domain-containing protein; translation: MKHTYKVEGMTCGNCVSKVKSEILKHPDVLTAEVSLEKKQAEIEMDKHIQTSDLQKRLSDIGNYTISEKDVDMQHEETETENEDSWFQTYKPILLIFAFVAGVSFLAAYSAGVVDWMLWMQYFMAGFFITFSFFKFLDLKGFAESYSTYDLLAKKIYNYGYVYPFLELGLGIAYLTGVFPLYTYVATIVIMGFSSIGVIQSVLDKQKIQCACLGTVFNLPMSTVTIIEDLLMVAMAAGMLIMVV
- a CDS encoding MerR family transcriptional regulator; translated protein: MSKYTIKELEQITGIKAHTIRIWEQRYNILNPSRTKTNIRYYTNNDLKKVLNIAFLKENGIKISKIAKLSDDEISTQVLKFSNVKCDSTNIINTLTTTLVDMDEEQFEKTINTCILRHGFEDCVVKVLYPFLRRIGIMWMAGSINPAQEHFMTNLIRQKLIVAVDGHINPSGKGVKKYLLFCPEGEQHELNLLFSAYILKSRHNRVIYLGCSVPENDLRGVCDIHSPEFMVCSITTTPCAEDIQSYINKLSVQFPDVKIIYLGINIEKANVNVPDNSFVFNNVDEFLSFVEKNKSDSDL
- a CDS encoding T9SS C-terminal target domain-containing protein, with the protein product MYPGQITIASIIYGDANSPVDEIYGIAFTMNYDEELMENSPSLMYDSSWVGTPGVNLLGFSKHFPGTGTSDIAITRTNQQNIISQYGIIAEVSFVIKDDLSGKGLTYYPIEFSISNVKAIDKNETELEVQTMTTTSIIEFNPVSVNEIQDENQIKIYPNPAIEKINIQSGKQLEKVYLFDLYGRLIFESILQTNETQINTDHLPAGYYMLKVQTKDKTEWLKVNVGR
- a CDS encoding DUF1295 domain-containing protein, which produces MKNKWVGLFWVLVCYLVALLAAVLSVMYLPFESPVYKALAADIIATAAVFGFSVIFRNASFYDAYWSVAPVFIALYWKYSFGGMEWSIPEIVSFLVILVWSVRLTTNWYRGWEGLSHEDWRYKQLREQTGKSYPLVNFSGIHLFPTLIVFAACLPLISVYTSDAMSLDLVSVFAIITGLAAAAIQWFADEQMRAHRAKKRFTNKKEIIDTGLWKYSRHPNYFGEILFWFSILLFGISAGNMEWWMYSGIICMILLFVFISIPLMENRMLVKYPQYIVEQKRKSALIPWFKND